The DNA region ACCTGACCCTGCTGTCGCGGGTCGCCCACCACGGGCGGGAGGTCACCGCGCCCCGCGTCCGCGGCCTCCTCGCGCTCCTCGCGGGCGACCTGCGCACCGGCCGCAGCACCGAAGGTCTGGTGGCCGGGCTGTGGCCGGACGAGCTGCCGGAGCGGCCCGGGAAGGCGGTGCAGGTCCTCGTGTCCAGGGCGCGGGCCCAGCTCGGCGCCGACACCATCGCGAGCACGGCGACCGGCTACCGCCTCACGCTCACCGAGGACCAGGTCGATAGCTCCGCCCTGCTGCGGCACGCCACCACGAGCGCCGACCGGGCCAGGGCCGGGGACCACGCCGGATCCCTCGCCGCCGCCGACGCCGGGCTCGCGCTCTGGCCGGGCACCCCCGACACCGCGGGCGCCGTCGACGACACCAGCGACCCCGTGGCCGCGCTGCGCGCCGAGCGCGCCCCCGTCCGCGACGCGCTCGTCCGCGCCCGCGCCCTCGCGCTCGCCCGCCTCGGACGGCACACGGAGGCGGCCGGTCCGCTGGCCGCGGTCACCGCCGCCCAGCCGCGCGACGAGGAGGTGCTCGCCGAACTGCTGCGCGGCACGGCGGCGACCGCGGGCCCCGCCGCCGCGCTGACGCGCTACGAGGCCTACCGCCGCGACCTGCGCGACGACCTCGGCACGGAGCCCGGCGCCGGACTCAAGGCGGTGCAGCGGGAGTTGCTGCGCGGCGAGGCGCCGGTGGCCAGGCACGGCGTACCGCACGAGCCGAACCGACTCCTCGGCAGGGACGAGGACATCGCGGAGACCGAGCGGCTGTTGCGCACCTCCCGGGCCGTGACCGTCGTCGGCCCCGGCGGCCTCGGCAAGACCCGGCTCGCCCACGCGGTCAGCCGCCGCGCCGAACAGCGCGTGGTGTACTTCGTGCCGCTCACCGGCGTCACCGCGGACCACGACGTCGCCGCCGAGGTGGCCGCCGCGCTCGGCGCGGGCGAGGGGCGGCACGGCGCCGTCACCGGCCACGCCCACGTCGACCCCGTGCCCGGCATCCTCGGCGTGCTCGGCGGCGGGCCCGCCCTGCTGGTCCTCGACAACTGCGAACACGTCATCCGCGGTGCGGCCGACCTCGTGCGCGCCGACCCGCAGGTCACCGGCGTCGGCGGTGACGAGAGTGGAGAGGATCTTGACGGCGGTGGTCTTGCCCGCGCCGTTCGGGCCGAGCAGGGCGAAGACGGTGCCGCCCGGCACTGCGAGGTCGATGCCGTCGAGGACCGTCTTGTCCCCGTAGGTCTTGCGCAGCCCCTCGGCCGCGATGGCGAGGGAGCGCGATGTCGTGGTCGTCATGGAGCAGAGGCTGCGGCAGGCCGCATTCAGCGCGGTTTCAGAAGGGTTTCAGCGCCCTGGAACCGGGCCCGCGGACAGGCACCCGCACTCGCTGACAGCCCTACGCCAGGTCGGCCGGGCGCACCCGCAGCTTCTCGGCGATCCGGGCGAGCGCCTGCTGGTCGGCGGCGGTGAGCTGGTCGAGCACGAGCTGCCGCACCGAGCGGACGTGCACGGGGGCGGCGTCGACGACCACGTCGTACCCGGCGTCCGTCAAGGCGGCGATGGTGTAGCGGCCGTCGTCGGGGTCGGGCCACCGCTCCATCCAGCCACGCTTCTCGAACCGCTTGACGACGTTGGACAGCCGTGACAGGGAGCCGTTGGCGAGATAGGCCAGCTCGCTCATCCGCAGGCGGCGCTCGGGGGCCTCGGAGACATGGCTGAGCGTCAGGTACTCGAACAGGGTCAGGCCCGACTGTTGCTGCAACGGCGACTCGAGGCGCCCCGGAAGCAGGAGCACCAGCGAGACGAGGCCGGTCCAGGCCTCCTTCTCGGGGGCGGACAGCCAGAGCGCGTCGTCGGCGGCGACTTCGACGGCGTCCTTGCCGGGGTCCGGGTTCGCGCGGGTGGTCATGCCCGCACGATACCGAACGGTATTCACTTCAAGCGTGAAGTGAAAGTGTGATACTTTCACTTCACGCTTGAAGTGAATGGGAGGATCATCATGAGCAAGCCCGAGTTCTTCGCGACCCCCGGATACGGTGAGGCGATGCGCGCCGCCAGGCGCTACAGCCAGGCGGTCCGCGTCGGTGAGCGGGTCGAGATCTCAGGTCAGGGCGGCTGGGACGACGACCTGAACTTCCCGGAGGCCCTCGAGGACGAGATCGTCCAGGCCTTCGAGAACGTCGAGCGCACCCTCAATACGGCCGGGGCCACCTGGCGGGACGTCATCGCCGTGAACTCGTACCACATCCCCGAGTCGGCCGAGGAGGTCGGCGAGGCCACCACGCGCATCATGGTCGAGCAGTTCCGCAAGCGCATGGGCGACCGTGCGCCGATCTGGACCGAGCTGGGGGTCGCGGCGCTCGGGGCGCCGAAGATGCGGGTCGAGATCCAGGTCACCGCGATGGTCGGAGGCGCGACTGAGTAAAGAAGGCGCAAGATCGGACAGAAGTTACTTTTAGGTATGCCGTGACTTCCCGCGTGGTCAGCAGTAGAACTCGTTCTGATTCAGCCAAGAGTGAGGAAGGTCACATGAGTGATGCATCCTTGCGTGGCACGGCATCTGATGGTCTGTCACGTCGAAGATTCATTGTTGGAACGAGTTCTATTCTTGGTACTGCGGCGTTGGCCGCGCAGGCCCCTGCGGCGCGGGCGGTCGACGGCGCCGACGTCCCGGCCCTGGTGATCGGCACCGGGTACGGAGGCTCCGTCGCCGCCCTGCGGCTCGCCGAGGCGGGCGTCGACGTGCACATGCTGGAGATGGGTATGGCCTGGGACACCCCGGGGTCCGACGGCAAGATCTTCGCCAACACCACGAACCCGGACGTCCGTTCCTACTGGCTGCGCACCAAGACCAAGCAGCCGCTGAGCAACTTCCTCGGCTTCCCCATCGACCGGAACGTCCCGCGACACACCGGCATCCTGGACGCCGAGGAGTTCGGCGGCATCATCGTCTACCAGGGCCGCGGCGTGGGCGGCGGTTCGCTGGTCAACGGCGGCATGGCGGTCACGCCCCGGCGCGAGAACTTCGCCGCGGTCCTGCCCTCGGTCGACGCGGGGGAGATGTACGGCACGTACTACCCGCGCGCCAACGAGGGACTCGGCGTGAGCGTCATCGACCCGGCCTGGTTCGAGACGGCCGAGTGCTACACGTACGCCCGCGTCGGCCGCAAGCACGCGCAGCGCTCCGGCTTCCCGTTCGTGTTCGTTCCCGATGTGTACGACTGGGACTACATGAAGCGGGAGGCCGCGGGCACCGCCCCCAAGTCGGCGCTCGCGGGGGAGATCCTCTACGGCAACAACCACGGCAAGAAGTCCCTGCAGCAGACCTATCTCGCCCGGGCGCGGGCGACCGGACGCGTCACCATCTCCCCGCTGCACAAGGTCACTTCGGTGACCCCGGCGGCCGGGGGCGGCTACACGGTGACGGTCGACCAGATCAACACCACCGGAGACACCGTCACCACCAAGGCCATGACGGCCGGCAAGGTGTTCTTCGCCGCGGGCAGCGTCGGAACCAGCAAGCTCCTGGTGAAACTACGGGCCACCGGCGCGCTGGCGCACCTCAACGGCGAGGTCGGCAAGGGCTGGGGCGACAACGGCAACGTCATGTGCGGGCGCGCCAACCATCTGTGGGACCCCACCGGCAGCCTCCAGTCGGCCATTCCCACGGCGGGCATCGACAACTGGGCCGCGGGCGGGGCGTTCGCCGAGGTGGCGCCGCTGCCGACCGGGATCGAGACGTACGCCTCGTTCTACCTGTCGATCACCAGGAACCCCCATCGCGCCCAATTCACCTGGAACGCGGCGGCGGGCCGGGCGGAGCTCAACTGGCAGACCGCCTGGAAGCAGCCGTCCATCGACGCCGCCAGGACCATCTTCGACAAGATCAACGCCAAGGAGGGGACGATCTACCGCACTGACCTCTTCGGCGCGTACAAGATCTGGGGAGACCACCTCACGTACCACCCGCTCGGCGGCGCGGTCCTCGACAGGGCCACCGACAACTACGGCCGCCTGCGCGGCCATCCGGGTCTCTACGTCATCGACGGCGCCCTGATCCCCGGCAACACGAGCGTCAACCCGTTCGTCACCATCACGGCGCTCGCCGAACGCAACATCGAGAAGATCATCAGCGCTGATCTGTGAGCCGGGCTTGCGCGGCACCGACCGGCGCGGACGCGCTAGCGCCGCGCCACCGTGCAGTGCTTCTGCGCGTCCAGGCGCACTTTGCGGCCGGTGAACTCCTCCAGGACGGCGATGTTCTCCGGGGCGTAGTTCGTCGCGGTGATCTTGTCGGCGTCCTTGCTGCCCAGCTTGCCGGTGTACGGTGCGGACTTCTCCAGCCAGTAGGCCGTCCGCAGGAACTGGGTCAGGACCAGGTCGCGGAGGATCGGCTCGGCTTTGATCCTGGCCCAGTAGTCGGGGTGCTTGTCCTTGGCGACGCGCAGGTAGAGCAGCAGATACCGCAGGTTGGTGGCGGCGATGTCCCGGGCGTTGCCGGCGCCGACGCCCTTGATGAACTCCTGGAGCACCGTCACCGCGGGCAGCCCCGTGAGCCCGGCGTTCAGCTCCGCGAGCACTCCCTGGAGGCGGTAGGACCCCTGTTGCCTGTCCCGCAGGTAGATGTCGTCCATGGACGAGCTGAGCGAGTCCTTGATCAGCGGCAGGATCTCCTTGCGCGGGAAGCCGCCGTGCAGAGGCACCGTCAGCACCTGCTGGCCGGCGTTGATCCACGCCGCGCTGTGGACGTCCCACCGTGTCCGGGACGGGTCGAGGTCCCACATGTGGGTCTCCTCGTGGATCGCCACCATCATCGACTCGGCGAACCCGTCGAAGCTCCGCTTGTCGACGAACTGGTCCCAGTACTTGTCGTTGGCCTGGGCGATCGCCAGGGCCTCGCCGCTCGGCCAGCGCCGCTTGTACATGGCCTGGAGGGTCCGCATCCAGTTCGAGGAGGTGAAGGACGCCTTGAGGTCGCTCAGGTCGGCGTTCGGCTGCGACGGCTCGTCGTAGCAGTAGGGATCGGGGGAGCGGTGCTGCCCGGCCTCCCCGGAGGGGCCGGCCGGCGCCGGTCCTGAGGCGGCGACGGTGCCCGCGCTCAGGGCCAGGACGACGCAGGCCGTCAGCAGGCGGGCGGAGACTCTGCGGCTCACGAGAACCTCTTCTCCAAGCGAGCGTGTGTGGGGGGTGCCGCAAGCGACGGGAGCCGAGCTGCCCGTCGCCGCCCGTCGCTTGCGTCCGGACAGGACCGTAGGGCCGCGCGCGCCGCGCGCATACTGTCATGTACCCATAACATTCGCGTGGGGGTCCGGGATGGAGGGCCCCGACGTGGGCGTGTCCCGACGTGGTCGTCCCGCCGTGGGGATCGCGGTACGCGCCCATCGCCGTCCGTCGGCGGTCAGGTCCCGTCGGCCGCCCCGGACACGGTCACGCTGACCGGCGTGCCCGCCTCGACGGTGCGGCTGACCGTGCAGAGCCGGTCGTGCGAGGTCTTCACGGCGCGGGGGAGGATCGCGCGGGCCCGGTCTCCTGAAGGACCGTCCGGGAACGTGACGGTGAAGGCGACGTCGAGGTCCGACATCCGGTTGCCGCTCTCGTCCTCGACCTTGTTGCCGGTCACGGTGACGGTGAAGACGGTCGGATCCGTGTGGCGGCTCGTGGCGACCTCCACGTCCGCGGCGGTGCAGCCGCCGATCGCGGCGAGGAACAGCTCGACCGGCGTGAAGTCGGTGCCGGAGCCGGTGCCGAAGGTGATCGTGCCGCCGCGGGCGTTGGTCGCGGTGAACCGGCCGGGGCCGGACCGCTCGAGGGAGATGGAGCGCAGTGATGTGTCGGTCATGGCGACGACCGTAGCGTCACGCCCCACGAAACGGCCCACTTGCCGCGCCTCCTCGGCCCGCCCCGCGTCTCGTCGCCCCGCCCCGCGCCGTCGCCCCGCCCCGCGTCTCCGTCGGCCCGCCCGCCCCGCCTGGCCCCGCCTCCCTCCGCGGCTTGCTGCTCCTTCCGCATCGGCGTGCCGCGCCCTATCGGTGTGCCGGGCCCTTCTCAGCCCACGTGCAGCACCCGACAGCGATCGGGGCGCGCCGGGTCCCGGTCGACGACCTGGACCGGCGGCCAGGCCCACTGCCACACGCCGATGCCCGGCGTGCGCGAGAACCGGATCCGCCCGCGGGTGCCCTCGACCGCGACGAGCGGCCACGCCTCGGCGATCCGTGCCCGGTCCGGCCCGTGCGTGCGCAGCGCTTCGGCGAGGACGGCGATCGTGTCGTACCCCTCGAAGGCCACGAACGACGGCGCCTCGGCGAGGCGCTCACGAAGCACCGCCTCGACCCGGGCGCCGAGCGGGGGCAGGTGCTCGGGAAGGTAGCGCAGGAACGGCACCGCGGCGCCGTCGTCGCCCAGCGACGCCGCCCAGTCGGCGAGTTCCGGCTGCCCGGCCGGAGCCCCGATCAACAGGTCGGTGAGACGCGGGTCGTGGCGGACGGCCTTGACGATCGGCACGGCCGGATCGGGGTGGCCGACCAGCAGGAGCAGGGCTGTCGCGCCCGAGGCGGCGAGTGCGTCGCACAACTGCGGGGGCGTGAGCGCGCGCGAGTCGAGCTCGACCACGGCGCCGCCGCGCGGCGTGAGGTGGTCCCGCAGGATGCGGGTCCCCGACGCCCAGTACACGCTCGGATCCGCCGCCACGGCGATGCGGCTGTGGCCTGCGCCGAGCAGGAAGTCCCCGTAGATCCGCCACCCGTGCGACTGCGCCGGGGCCAGGCGCGCGACCCAGTCCGTCGGCTCCTCGGTGAGCGCGTCGAGAACCCCCGACGAGCAGAGGAAAGGCAGACCGACGGCGTCGGCCCGGGCGGCGGCGGTGCGTGCGACGACGCTGTGGTACTCGCCCGCCAACGCGGCCACGCCGAGGCGGGCCAGTTCGTCCACGGCCGCCTCGGCCCGCCCCGGATCGGCCGCGGTGTCCCGCACCACCAGCTCCAGCGGCCTACCGGCGATCCCGTCTGCCGCGTTGACCTCTTGTACGCCCAACTCGAGCCCGGCGAGCAGGTGCTGACCCGCCCCGACCCAGCCGGGCCGCGTCAGCGGGACGAGGGCGCCGATGCGGACGGCGGAGTCGTCGCCGCGCTGCGCTCCTTGCGGCGATGGTGGCGTTTCCGTACCTGGGTTCATACCTGGGCGTCTCCCGAGAGGCGATGCGGCCGGGGCGGCCGGACCACAGCGTGAACGTCATCGGCGCCGAGAGTAGTTGAGCACAGAACAGCCCATGTCGGCGGCCCGTCCCCCGGAGGGTTCACCGAGCCCGCGGACCGCCGACGCGGGCCCGGCTCAGCTCTGTTCCCGCTCCACCGGAAGCCACAGCTCCGCGTCGGCCTCGGACGTGTCCGGGGACATGCGGGTGCGCAGGATTTCCGGGCCGGGGCGGCTGCGGTAGGGGTTGGACGGGAACCACTGGGTGAACACGTCCCGCCACAGCTCCTGGATGGCCTCCGGAGCGGGTCCCCTGGTGGTGAACACCGCCCACGTGCCGGCGGGGACCGGCAGGACGGTGGTGCCGTCGGGGGCGGGCGCGGACGTGATGACCCCCTGGTAGTAGTCGAGTTCGGTGCCTTCGGCGCGGCTCGGGTCCAGGTCGTCGCAGACCGCGACGATGCCTTGCGGCTCCTGGTCCGAGAGCTTCTCCAGACGCTCCAGGGCCCCCGGGTCGATCCCGCGGACGAAGTCGATGATCGCCTGGTTCGGCCCCGAGTGCACGAGTGGCACCCGCGCCTTGAGGCCGACGACGCCGAACTCCGGCTTGTCCACGACGCGATAACGCATGCTGCTGCTCCCTTCGACGGTGAGACGGAAGGCCAACCGGGGCTGGGAGACGAGCGCCGCGCCGGTACGCCTGGCCTCGGCAGGGCCGACCCCGTGCATGGCGCGGAACGCCCGGGCGAACGCCTCGCCCGAGCCGTAGCCGTAGCGCACCGCGACGTCCAGCAGGGACTCACGTCCCGCCAGCACCTCGCCGCCGGCGACCGTGAGCCGACGCCGTCGTACGTACTCCGACAGCGGCATGCCCGCGAGCGCGGAGAACATCCGGCGCAGGTGGTACTCCGAGGTGGCCGCGATCCGCGCCAGCTCGGCCACGTCCACGTCCTGGTCGAGTCGCCCCTCGATGTGTTCCAGGCTCTGGTTGAGACGCTCCAGCACTTGCGGTCTCCTTCCTCTTTCGTGATCACCACGCTAGGCGGCGGACACCCGGCCCGACCCGACATCCTGTGCCCGATGGAGTCGGGTGCGCACACGGCTCGGCGCGGGTGCGGGGCGGCGGCCCGGGCGGGGTGCGCGGCCTCGGCGCCGCCGGTAGGTTCTCCGCGGTGACGTGGAAAGAGACGCAGGGCCTCGCATCGATGACCGACGCGGCACAGTTGTGCTGGACGGCGCTCGGGGACACGGA from Streptomyces flavofungini includes:
- a CDS encoding ABC transporter substrate-binding protein: MNPGTETPPSPQGAQRGDDSAVRIGALVPLTRPGWVGAGQHLLAGLELGVQEVNAADGIAGRPLELVVRDTAADPGRAEAAVDELARLGVAALAGEYHSVVARTAAARADAVGLPFLCSSGVLDALTEEPTDWVARLAPAQSHGWRIYGDFLLGAGHSRIAVAADPSVYWASGTRILRDHLTPRGGAVVELDSRALTPPQLCDALAASGATALLLLVGHPDPAVPIVKAVRHDPRLTDLLIGAPAGQPELADWAASLGDDGAAVPFLRYLPEHLPPLGARVEAVLRERLAEAPSFVAFEGYDTIAVLAEALRTHGPDRARIAEAWPLVAVEGTRGRIRFSRTPGIGVWQWAWPPVQVVDRDPARPDRCRVLHVG
- a CDS encoding GMC oxidoreductase, which encodes MSDASLRGTASDGLSRRRFIVGTSSILGTAALAAQAPAARAVDGADVPALVIGTGYGGSVAALRLAEAGVDVHMLEMGMAWDTPGSDGKIFANTTNPDVRSYWLRTKTKQPLSNFLGFPIDRNVPRHTGILDAEEFGGIIVYQGRGVGGGSLVNGGMAVTPRRENFAAVLPSVDAGEMYGTYYPRANEGLGVSVIDPAWFETAECYTYARVGRKHAQRSGFPFVFVPDVYDWDYMKREAAGTAPKSALAGEILYGNNHGKKSLQQTYLARARATGRVTISPLHKVTSVTPAAGGGYTVTVDQINTTGDTVTTKAMTAGKVFFAAGSVGTSKLLVKLRATGALAHLNGEVGKGWGDNGNVMCGRANHLWDPTGSLQSAIPTAGIDNWAAGGAFAEVAPLPTGIETYASFYLSITRNPHRAQFTWNAAAGRAELNWQTAWKQPSIDAARTIFDKINAKEGTIYRTDLFGAYKIWGDHLTYHPLGGAVLDRATDNYGRLRGHPGLYVIDGALIPGNTSVNPFVTITALAERNIEKIISADL
- a CDS encoding AraC family transcriptional regulator, producing the protein MLERLNQSLEHIEGRLDQDVDVAELARIAATSEYHLRRMFSALAGMPLSEYVRRRRLTVAGGEVLAGRESLLDVAVRYGYGSGEAFARAFRAMHGVGPAEARRTGAALVSQPRLAFRLTVEGSSSMRYRVVDKPEFGVVGLKARVPLVHSGPNQAIIDFVRGIDPGALERLEKLSDQEPQGIVAVCDDLDPSRAEGTELDYYQGVITSAPAPDGTTVLPVPAGTWAVFTTRGPAPEAIQELWRDVFTQWFPSNPYRSRPGPEILRTRMSPDTSEADAELWLPVEREQS
- a CDS encoding Rid family hydrolase; its protein translation is MSKPEFFATPGYGEAMRAARRYSQAVRVGERVEISGQGGWDDDLNFPEALEDEIVQAFENVERTLNTAGATWRDVIAVNSYHIPESAEEVGEATTRIMVEQFRKRMGDRAPIWTELGVAALGAPKMRVEIQVTAMVGGATE
- a CDS encoding OsmC family protein is translated as MTDTSLRSISLERSGPGRFTATNARGGTITFGTGSGTDFTPVELFLAAIGGCTAADVEVATSRHTDPTVFTVTVTGNKVEDESGNRMSDLDVAFTVTFPDGPSGDRARAILPRAVKTSHDRLCTVSRTVEAGTPVSVTVSGAADGT
- a CDS encoding MarR family winged helix-turn-helix transcriptional regulator yields the protein MTTRANPDPGKDAVEVAADDALWLSAPEKEAWTGLVSLVLLLPGRLESPLQQQSGLTLFEYLTLSHVSEAPERRLRMSELAYLANGSLSRLSNVVKRFEKRGWMERWPDPDDGRYTIAALTDAGYDVVVDAAPVHVRSVRQLVLDQLTAADQQALARIAEKLRVRPADLA